A single Candidatus Poribacteria bacterium DNA region contains:
- a CDS encoding zf-HC2 domain-containing protein, with the protein MDCKNFEELSQLYIDAALDDERISQFEVHLLACNGCKQKMEYLQATLRGIESYPQLDAPSDLADNVMERIEGTASSWDFSQELVYITNVSRQLASGQLTRFLKAFATMIVSLILLPPRIYLRAFAIVFQRIHTVLVRWSHFSKTQTLHSIESSRRSLAKSHRNPLKRVYPNILYHLNPLTKLTYQPINSLRRHTLFN; encoded by the coding sequence ATGGATTGTAAAAATTTTGAAGAGCTGTCTCAATTATACATAGATGCGGCGCTCGATGACGAGCGTATTTCTCAGTTTGAAGTCCATCTGCTCGCCTGTAATGGTTGCAAGCAGAAGATGGAATACCTACAAGCGACTCTCCGCGGCATCGAAAGCTACCCACAGCTTGACGCCCCTTCAGATTTGGCGGATAACGTGATGGAGAGAATAGAGGGGACCGCATCGTCGTGGGACTTCTCTCAAGAGCTAGTATACATCACAAATGTATCAAGGCAACTCGCTAGCGGACAATTGACAAGATTCCTCAAAGCGTTCGCCACAATGATTGTTAGTTTAATTTTATTACCGCCTAGAATCTACCTTCGCGCTTTTGCAATCGTATTCCAGCGAATTCACACCGTGCTAGTGAGATGGAGCCATTTCTCGAAAACTCAAACACTGCATTCGATTGAATCATCACGCCGTTCACTCGCCAAATCTCATCGAAATCCGCTGAAACGGGTTTATCCAAATATATTGTATCACTTGAATCCGCTGACGAAATTGACATATCAACCGATTAACAGCCTGAGGCGTCACACGTTATTCAATTAA
- a CDS encoding sigma-70 family RNA polymerase sigma factor: MPQTDCRKDDRTLSHSTDASQADDNELVKRVCRGEAQLFRLLIERHQQHIFNLCYRMLRQFEEADDATQDTFLKAYRSLKQFRGDARLKTWLCRIARNECLNRLRHENMASLDKQLATDYSFQIADSTPSPLELIEQRETQSIVHEAINKLPHRYRLVITLFHLNGLSYEEISQVMEIPMGTVKTHIFRARELLKSKLQAFVEGKI; this comes from the coding sequence ATGCCACAAACAGATTGTCGGAAAGACGATAGAACTTTATCCCACTCAACCGATGCAAGTCAAGCGGATGATAACGAATTAGTCAAACGGGTGTGTAGAGGCGAGGCACAGTTGTTCAGGCTGTTGATTGAGCGTCACCAACAGCATATCTTCAACCTGTGTTATCGTATGCTCCGACAGTTTGAGGAGGCGGATGATGCAACACAGGATACGTTCCTGAAGGCATATCGTTCCCTGAAGCAATTTCGCGGTGACGCCCGCCTAAAAACATGGCTATGTCGAATTGCTCGGAACGAGTGCCTTAATCGTTTGCGCCATGAAAATATGGCTTCACTTGATAAGCAACTGGCAACAGATTACAGTTTTCAGATTGCCGATTCAACGCCATCGCCGTTGGAGTTGATTGAGCAGCGGGAAACCCAATCCATCGTTCACGAGGCTATTAACAAACTCCCGCACCGGTATCGGTTGGTTATCACGCTCTTTCACCTCAACGGACTTTCCTACGAAGAGATCTCGCAGGTGATGGAAATTCCGATGGGAACGGTGAAAACCCATATCTTTCGCGCAAGAGAACTGCTAAAATCGAAGTTGCAAGCCTTTGTAGAAGGAAAAATATGA
- a CDS encoding sulfatase-like hydrolase/transferase: MNKRPNILFINTDQQSWNAVSAYGNPYVHTPNIDRLHRNGTSFMRSYCSDPVCAATRSSWATGLYTSETGVPFNGGHMHEEIQDIGQILNASGYNAFHCGKWHVPGRNVRESFHTLYYGKRDIGAGGGEYYDSASTHAVIDFLTTYDGNAPFYLQIGYVNPHDVCEYLHNHEEKRIPNPLRQGIVTEDDLPPLPENFHYDESETVLQQVCRRTDDALIHSAILNGVRDWDEFHWRYLIWNYYRFIEKVDAEIGIVLNVLEQTPFCDDTIIVFSADHGEACGSHQMFQKFTLYEESIRVPFIVACLGDGVPVQKNRFDREHFISGVDVVPTVYDYAGIDAPESVQVERGEIPRIGGMSVRPLAEGDVRPWREFAYVESNYWGRAVVADRYKYVTEYKPADPEDFRPPGPDASRLGRAQLFDLQEDPWETRNLMSQSGYEDVIDSCRANLLAQEARLNRWQIEHPNPRSVISNWGARLGTEWKGLSAS, translated from the coding sequence ATGAACAAACGACCGAATATCCTCTTTATCAATACGGATCAGCAATCTTGGAACGCTGTTTCCGCTTATGGAAATCCATACGTGCACACGCCGAACATTGACCGCCTCCACCGAAACGGGACATCTTTCATGCGTTCTTACTGTAGCGATCCGGTATGTGCTGCTACGCGATCAAGTTGGGCAACGGGACTTTACACTTCAGAGACGGGGGTGCCTTTTAACGGTGGGCATATGCACGAGGAAATTCAGGATATTGGACAAATTCTGAATGCCAGCGGATACAACGCTTTCCATTGTGGCAAGTGGCACGTACCGGGTAGAAATGTCCGCGAAAGTTTCCACACCCTGTATTATGGCAAACGTGACATCGGTGCAGGTGGTGGGGAATATTACGATTCAGCTTCTACGCACGCTGTGATAGATTTTCTGACAACCTACGACGGTAACGCACCATTCTACCTACAGATTGGTTACGTCAATCCGCACGATGTGTGTGAATATCTGCACAACCACGAGGAAAAGCGCATTCCAAATCCGTTGCGGCAGGGAATTGTTACTGAAGATGACTTGCCGCCGCTGCCTGAAAACTTCCATTACGATGAAAGCGAAACTGTGTTGCAGCAGGTCTGCCGCAGAACCGATGACGCGCTCATTCACTCGGCAATTCTGAATGGAGTGCGAGACTGGGACGAGTTCCATTGGCGGTATTTGATCTGGAACTATTACCGATTCATCGAAAAGGTTGATGCGGAGATCGGTATCGTGCTTAACGTACTTGAACAGACACCTTTCTGCGACGACACGATTATCGTCTTCAGTGCAGATCACGGCGAAGCGTGTGGCAGTCATCAGATGTTTCAAAAGTTCACGCTATACGAGGAAAGCATTCGTGTCCCGTTCATCGTTGCTTGCTTGGGGGACGGTGTGCCGGTACAGAAAAACCGTTTCGATAGGGAACATTTTATCTCTGGCGTGGATGTGGTCCCCACAGTTTATGATTATGCTGGTATAGATGCGCCGGAATCCGTGCAGGTCGAGCGAGGCGAAATTCCAAGAATTGGAGGTATGAGCGTGCGTCCGCTTGCAGAAGGTGATGTAAGACCTTGGCGTGAATTCGCCTATGTGGAAAGCAATTACTGGGGACGAGCGGTTGTCGCGGATAGATATAAATATGTTACGGAGTATAAGCCTGCTGACCCGGAGGATTTCCGTCCGCCGGGACCGGACGCATCGCGTCTTGGACGGGCGCAGCTTTTCGATCTACAGGAAGATCCGTGGGAAACACGGAATTTGATGAGTCAGTCAGGATATGAAGATGTAATTGATTCGTGTCGCGCAAACCTGCTTGCCCAAGAAGCTAGACTAAACCGATGGCAGATTGAGCATCCGAATCCGCGCAGCGTCATATCGAATTGGGGGGCACGCCTGGGAACTGAGTGGAAAGGCTTATCTGCGTCCTAA